The following are encoded in a window of Rissa tridactyla isolate bRisTri1 chromosome 15, bRisTri1.patW.cur.20221130, whole genome shotgun sequence genomic DNA:
- the RHOT1 gene encoding mitochondrial Rho GTPase 1 isoform X5, which produces MKKDVRILLVGEPRVGKTSLIMSLVSEEFPEEVPPRAEEITIPADVTPERVPTHIVDYSEAEQSDEQLYHEISQANVICIVYAVNNKNSIDKVTSRWIPLINERTDKDSRLPLILVGNKSDLVEYSSMETILPIMNQYTEIETCVECSAKNLKNISELFYYAQKAVLHPTGPLYCPEEKEMKPACIKALTRIFRISDQDNDGTLNDAELNFFQRICFNTPLAPQALEDVKNVVRKNLSDGVADNGLTLKGFLFLHTLFIQRGRHETTWTVLRRFGYDDDLELTPEYLFPPLKIPPDCTTELNHHAYLFLQSIFDKHDLDRDCALSPDELKDLFKVFPYMPWGPDVNNTVCTNERGWITYQGFLSQWTLTTYLDVQRCLEYLGYLGYSILAEQESQASAITVTRDKKIDLQKKQTQRNVFRCNVVGMKGCGKSGVLQALLGRNLLRQRQIRAEHKSYYAINTVYVYGQEKYLLLHDVSDSDFLTDAETICDAVCLVYDVSNPKSFEYCARIFKQHFMDSRIPCLVVAAKSDLHEVRQEYSISPAEFCKKHKMPPPQAFTCNTVDVPSKDVFVKLTTMAMYPHARLRCMCACNRCTFCICQNFLNSDLLQSVKNKLFTAVLNRHVTQADLKSSTFWLRASFGATVFAVLGFAMYKALLKQR; this is translated from the exons ATGAAGAAGGACGTGAGGATCCTGCTGGTGGGAGAAC CCAGAGTTGGGAAGACATCACTAATTATGTCTCTTGTCAGTGAAGAATTTCCAGAAGAG GTTCCACCACGAGCTGAAGAAATCACTATTCCAGCTGACGTCACCCCTGAAAGAGTGCCAACCCACATAGTAGATTATTCAG AAGCAGAGCAAAGTGATGAGCAGCTTTACCATGAAATATCACAG gcAAATGTGATTTGTATAGTATATGCTGTTAACAACAAGAATTCTATTGATAAG GTAACAAGTCGATGGATTCCTCTCATCAATGAAAGGACAGACAAAGATAGCAG gctgccTCTTATATTAGTTGGAAACAAGTCTGATCTAGTGGAATATAGCAGTATGGAAACTATCCTTCCCATTATGAATCAATATACAGAGATAGAAACCTGTGTAGAG TGTTCAGCAAAAAACTTGAAGAATATATCTGAGCTATTTTATTATGCACAGAAAGCTGTTCTACATCCTACTGGTCCTCTTTATTGCCCAGAGGAGAAAGAG ATGAAACCTGCCTGTATTAAAGCACTCACTCGCATTTTTAGAATTTCTGATCAGGATAATGATGGTACTCTCAATGATGCAGAGCTCAACTTCTTTCAG AGAATTTGTTTTAATACACCGTTGGCACCTCAGGCTTTGGAAGATGTAAAGAATGTAGTCAGGAAAAACCTAAGTGATGGAGTTGCAGATAATGGGTTAACATTAAAAG gttttctttttctacacaCACTTTTCATTCAGCGAGGAAGGCATGAAACAACTTGGACTGTTTTGCGTCGCTTTGGATATGACGATGACTTAGAGCTTACACCAGAGTACTTGTTTCCTCC GCTAAAAATTCCTCCAGACTGCACAACAGAATTAAATCATCATGCATACTTGtttcttcaaagtatttttgaTAAACATGATTTG gaTAGAGATTGTGCTTTGTCTCCCGATGAATTGAAAGATTTGTTCAAAGTCTTCCCTTACATGCCATGGGGGCCTGATGTTAACAACACTGTTTGTACAAATGAAAGGGGGTGGATTACATACCAAGGGTTTCTCTCTCAGTGGAC ACTAACCACATACTTAGATGTACAGCGTTGCTTGGAGTACCTGGGTTATTTAGGCTACTCAATACTTGCAGAACAAGAATCTCAAGCATCAGCAATtacag TAACAAGAGATAAAAAGATAGACCTCCAGAAAAAACAGACTCAGAGAAATGTTTTCCGATGCAATGTGGTTGGAATGAAAGGCTGTGGGAAAAGTGGAGTTCTTCAGGCTCTTCTTGGAAGAAATCTATTA AGGCAGAGGCAAATACGTGCAGAACACAAATCGTACTATGCCATTAATACAGTCTATGTATATGGACAGGAAAAATACTTGCTG CTACATGATGTCAGTGACTCTGATTTTTTAACTGACGCTGAGACCATATGCGATGCTGTCTGCCTGGTATACGATGTCAGTAACCCCAAGTCCTTTGAGTATTGTGCCAGGATTTTTAAG CAGCACTTCATGGATAGCAGAATACCATGCTTAGTGGTGGCTGCAAAGTCTGACTTGCACGAAGTTAGACAGGAATATAGTATTTCTCCTGCTGAATTCTGCAAAAAACACAAAATGCCTCCACCTCAAGCCTTTACTTGCAATACTGTTGATGTGCCGAGTAAGGATGTCTTTGTTAAACTGACAACTATGGCAATGTATCC CCATGCCCGGTTACGCTGTATGTGCGCCTGCAACAGGTGTACATTTTGCATCTGTCAGAACTTCCTCAACTCAGACTTGCTGCAATCTGTAAAGAACAAACTCTTCACTGCAGTTCTTAACAG
- the RHOT1 gene encoding mitochondrial Rho GTPase 1 isoform X6, with the protein MKKDVRILLVGEPRVGKTSLIMSLVSEEFPEEVPPRAEEITIPADVTPERVPTHIVDYSEAEQSDEQLYHEISQANVICIVYAVNNKNSIDKVTSRWIPLINERTDKDSRLPLILVGNKSDLVEYSSMETILPIMNQYTEIETCVECSAKNLKNISELFYYAQKAVLHPTGPLYCPEEKEMKPACIKALTRIFRISDQDNDGTLNDAELNFFQRICFNTPLAPQALEDVKNVVRKNLSDGVADNGLTLKGFLFLHTLFIQRGRHETTWTVLRRFGYDDDLELTPEYLFPPLKIPPDCTTELNHHAYLFLQSIFDKHDLDRDCALSPDELKDLFKVFPYMPWGPDVNNTVCTNERGWITYQGFLSQWTLTTYLDVQRCLEYLGYLGYSILAEQESQASAITVTRDKKIDLQKKQTQRNVFRCNVVGMKGCGKSGVLQALLGRNLLRQRQIRAEHKSYYAINTVYVYGQEKYLLLHDVSDSDFLTDAETICDAVCLVYDVSNPKSFEYCARIFKQHFMDSRIPCLVVAAKSDLHEVRQEYSISPAEFCKKHKMPPPQAFTCNTVDVPSKDVFVKLTTMAMYPHVTQADLKSSTFWLRASFGATVFAVLGFAMYKALLKQR; encoded by the exons ATGAAGAAGGACGTGAGGATCCTGCTGGTGGGAGAAC CCAGAGTTGGGAAGACATCACTAATTATGTCTCTTGTCAGTGAAGAATTTCCAGAAGAG GTTCCACCACGAGCTGAAGAAATCACTATTCCAGCTGACGTCACCCCTGAAAGAGTGCCAACCCACATAGTAGATTATTCAG AAGCAGAGCAAAGTGATGAGCAGCTTTACCATGAAATATCACAG gcAAATGTGATTTGTATAGTATATGCTGTTAACAACAAGAATTCTATTGATAAG GTAACAAGTCGATGGATTCCTCTCATCAATGAAAGGACAGACAAAGATAGCAG gctgccTCTTATATTAGTTGGAAACAAGTCTGATCTAGTGGAATATAGCAGTATGGAAACTATCCTTCCCATTATGAATCAATATACAGAGATAGAAACCTGTGTAGAG TGTTCAGCAAAAAACTTGAAGAATATATCTGAGCTATTTTATTATGCACAGAAAGCTGTTCTACATCCTACTGGTCCTCTTTATTGCCCAGAGGAGAAAGAG ATGAAACCTGCCTGTATTAAAGCACTCACTCGCATTTTTAGAATTTCTGATCAGGATAATGATGGTACTCTCAATGATGCAGAGCTCAACTTCTTTCAG AGAATTTGTTTTAATACACCGTTGGCACCTCAGGCTTTGGAAGATGTAAAGAATGTAGTCAGGAAAAACCTAAGTGATGGAGTTGCAGATAATGGGTTAACATTAAAAG gttttctttttctacacaCACTTTTCATTCAGCGAGGAAGGCATGAAACAACTTGGACTGTTTTGCGTCGCTTTGGATATGACGATGACTTAGAGCTTACACCAGAGTACTTGTTTCCTCC GCTAAAAATTCCTCCAGACTGCACAACAGAATTAAATCATCATGCATACTTGtttcttcaaagtatttttgaTAAACATGATTTG gaTAGAGATTGTGCTTTGTCTCCCGATGAATTGAAAGATTTGTTCAAAGTCTTCCCTTACATGCCATGGGGGCCTGATGTTAACAACACTGTTTGTACAAATGAAAGGGGGTGGATTACATACCAAGGGTTTCTCTCTCAGTGGAC ACTAACCACATACTTAGATGTACAGCGTTGCTTGGAGTACCTGGGTTATTTAGGCTACTCAATACTTGCAGAACAAGAATCTCAAGCATCAGCAATtacag TAACAAGAGATAAAAAGATAGACCTCCAGAAAAAACAGACTCAGAGAAATGTTTTCCGATGCAATGTGGTTGGAATGAAAGGCTGTGGGAAAAGTGGAGTTCTTCAGGCTCTTCTTGGAAGAAATCTATTA AGGCAGAGGCAAATACGTGCAGAACACAAATCGTACTATGCCATTAATACAGTCTATGTATATGGACAGGAAAAATACTTGCTG CTACATGATGTCAGTGACTCTGATTTTTTAACTGACGCTGAGACCATATGCGATGCTGTCTGCCTGGTATACGATGTCAGTAACCCCAAGTCCTTTGAGTATTGTGCCAGGATTTTTAAG CAGCACTTCATGGATAGCAGAATACCATGCTTAGTGGTGGCTGCAAAGTCTGACTTGCACGAAGTTAGACAGGAATATAGTATTTCTCCTGCTGAATTCTGCAAAAAACACAAAATGCCTCCACCTCAAGCCTTTACTTGCAATACTGTTGATGTGCCGAGTAAGGATGTCTTTGTTAAACTGACAACTATGGCAATGTATCC
- the LOC128917789 gene encoding E3 ubiquitin-protein ligase RNF135-like has protein sequence MISSQLSQWAADVTFDVRRVYERLAIAAQNRTVTVSSSPTDYKPSPNRFCISQVTCSQSFSAGCHYWEVITNASDGWAVGVAHEIIGKRDKLGRTEHSWCVEWLGSKKQLSAWHRDQETL, from the exons ATGATTTCAAGCCAGCTTTCCCAGT GGGCAGCTGATGTGACTTTTGATGTCAGAAGAGTATATGAGCGCTTAGCGATCGCAGCCCAGAACAGGACAGTAACGGTTTCCAGCTCCCCGACTGATTACAAGCCATCGCCCAacagattctgcatcagccaagtgacgtgttcccagagcttctctgcggggtgccactactgggaagtaatcACCAacgccagcgatgggtgggctgttggagttgctcatGAAATtattggaaaaagggacaaattaggaagaacggagcattcctggtgtgtaGAATGGCTAGGTTCCAAAAagcagctgtcagcatggcatagagatcaagaaacattatag
- the LOC128918083 gene encoding E3 ubiquitin-protein ligase RNF135-like has product MAAAVGLERLLGAVELRCTCCLQFFRDPVRLSGCTHSFCRPCILQYRAGKQRAACPLCREGFELEDLRPNRELAALVSLLPQEVKDEELETGDELKPSGAVPCSDRSSAGPRPGQKEYISQIRSQITKDFCCMKEYVERQERNTLMFIEQEQKAAQEKTEETIHQLRGEANMLTDIKAQTSNLPERQGYKGSPSAMTKMTLDEKLNVAKTAVEDLKRKLEILLLEYAQQFPPVQPPDLPQETSVCSLPPASAAKNPEAMISSQLSQWAADVTFDVRRVYERLAIAAQNRTVTVSSSPTDYKPSPNRFCISQVTCSQSFSAGCHYWEVITNASDGWAVGVAHEIIGKRDKLGRTEHSWCVEWLGSKKQLSAWHRDQETLLCKDKPLKVGVLLELQKKTVSFYSITDKEMLLHTFEINTSHALYPAFWLYSLERNGSLTLSHTNRR; this is encoded by the exons ATGGCGGCCGCTGTCGGGCTGGAGCGGCTGCTGGGCGCCGTGGAGCTGAGGTGCACTTGCTGCCTGCAGTTCTTCAGGGACCCGGTGCGGCTCTCGGGCTGCACCCACAGCTTCTGCCGGCCCTGCATCCTCCAGTACCGCGCGGGCAAGCAGCGCGCGGCCTGCCCGCTCTGCCGGGAGGGCTTCGAGCTGGAGGACCTGCGGCCCAACCGGGAGCTGGCCGCTTTGGTGAGCCTCCTCCCGCAGGAGGTAAAGGACGAAGAGCTGGAAACCGGGGATGAACTGAAACCCTCCGGAGCCGTTCCCTGCAGCGACCGGAGCTCGGCAGGGCCGCGGCCCGGGCAGAAG GAATACATATCTCAGATCAGAAGCCAGATTACTAAAGATTTCTGTTGCATGAAGGAGTATgttgaaagacaggagagaaacaCACTGATGTTCATTGAACAAGAGCAAAAAGCAGCTCAAGAGAAAACTGAAGAGACTATTCACCAGCTCCGTGGTGAAGCGAACATGCTCACAGACATCAAAGCCCAAACG AGTAATTTACCTGAGAGACAGGGGTACAAAGGCTCACCTTCAGCAATGACTAAAATGACACTTGATGAGAAGCTTAACGTTGCCAAAACTGCTGTGGAAGATCTTAAGAGAAAGTTGGAAATTTTACTTCTGGAGTACGCTCAGCAGTTCCCACCAG TGCAACCTCCAGACTTGCCTCAGGAGACAAGTGTCTGCTCATTACCTCCGGCATCTGCAGCTAAAAATCCAGAAGCCATGATTTCAAGCCAGCTTTCCCAGT GGGCAGCTGATGTGACTTTTGATGTCAGAAGAGTATATGAGCGCTTAGCGATCGCAGCCCAGAACAGGACAGTAACGGTTTCCAGCTCCCCGACTGATTACAAGCCATCGCCCAacagattctgcatcagccaagtgacgtgttcccagagcttctctgcggggtgccactactgggaagtaatcACCAacgccagcgatgggtgggctgttggagttgctcatGAAATtattggaaaaagggacaaattaggaagaacggagcattcctggtgtgtaGAATGGCTAGGTTCCAAAAagcagctgtcagcatggcaTAGAGATCAAGAAACATTATTATGCAAGGATAAACCcttgaaggttggagttttgctggagctacaaaagaagaccgtgtccttttattccatcactgacaaagaaatgcttttgcataCCTTTGAAATCAATACCTCACATGCTCTTTACCCTGCTTTCTGGCTATATAGtctagaaagaaatggatctttaACTCTAAGTCACACAAACAGGAGGTAA